The Cupriavidus nantongensis genome has a segment encoding these proteins:
- a CDS encoding LamG-like jellyroll fold domain-containing protein, which translates to MAGNLARGWPAGWLSGTARARALAGTVAFMLAATLAGCGGDDSAPTGAPSDTDTSKPAPEPDRASGPRVLLVGVDGATYAQVQGAVLRRELPNLASLNLVPAATGGMPGTITAQPTLDAPSWATVLTGTWANRHGIDDDTGSTALRAPTVFHYLRAAGKAGGQQGAVVSAPVLPVLLKTDQEAGVLDTLVDCAGVDRCVTQNAVRQVQSGYGVVFAQYSAPARAAQASGFGNGVYAAALGETDQALGELLAAVAARRQAQPGEDWLVLVTTSHGLDATGATTTVPTVENRTAFLATNKTLNGALARPGAAAPDTPADLSALPTEADIVPTVLAHAGVALDPAATRLDGSALTTATAGVRAIGASISQYNDAITLTWQNPSPAYGVTRVLRDGVQIAALGPEVRTFTDKGFDMATGLYQFNYTLVRNDVPVSYLAQIHYVKPVTLMPSLLTGLASYFSLDSKPFADAKNAATLGPWVASVDGGTLAADNFGGQSLQLDSRIDSYQLKHNAADIAQSPQFTIGLWFRTDCTQGTGTGEPILSNKNYISGGNPGIAIALFGSCEIRFNLGSGSGKRDDINGMKVSANQWAYLALSVDAAAKRFSAYVVDPVLGLQKTENKAIANTDVTRLAGLGTGWGVNDDATHNYVGNNPGALKGVMGLNDLAMWTRVLTLDELKAITGARQPLSTLNP; encoded by the coding sequence ATGGCAGGGAACCTTGCACGGGGCTGGCCGGCTGGCTGGTTGTCGGGGACGGCGCGCGCGCGTGCGCTGGCCGGCACCGTGGCCTTCATGCTGGCCGCGACGCTGGCCGGCTGCGGCGGCGACGACAGCGCACCGACCGGAGCGCCTAGCGATACCGACACCAGCAAGCCCGCGCCGGAGCCTGATCGCGCCAGCGGCCCGCGCGTGCTGCTGGTCGGCGTCGACGGCGCCACCTATGCGCAGGTGCAAGGCGCAGTATTGCGGCGCGAGCTGCCCAACCTGGCCAGCCTGAACCTGGTGCCGGCCGCCACCGGCGGCATGCCCGGCACCATCACCGCCCAGCCCACGCTCGACGCGCCCAGCTGGGCCACGGTGCTGACCGGCACCTGGGCCAACCGCCATGGCATCGACGACGACACCGGCAGCACCGCGCTGCGCGCGCCGACTGTGTTCCACTACCTGCGCGCAGCCGGCAAGGCCGGCGGGCAGCAAGGCGCCGTGGTCAGTGCGCCGGTACTGCCGGTGCTGCTCAAGACCGACCAGGAAGCCGGCGTGCTCGATACGCTGGTCGATTGCGCGGGCGTCGACCGCTGCGTCACGCAGAATGCCGTGCGCCAGGTGCAGTCCGGCTATGGCGTGGTGTTCGCGCAGTACAGCGCCCCGGCGCGGGCCGCGCAAGCCAGCGGCTTCGGCAACGGCGTCTATGCCGCCGCGCTCGGCGAGACCGACCAGGCGCTGGGCGAACTGCTGGCCGCCGTGGCCGCGCGCCGCCAGGCGCAGCCGGGCGAGGACTGGCTGGTGCTGGTCACCACCAGCCACGGCCTGGATGCCACCGGCGCCACCACCACGGTACCGACGGTGGAGAACCGCACCGCCTTCCTCGCCACCAACAAGACCCTGAACGGCGCGCTGGCCAGGCCCGGCGCCGCGGCCCCCGACACCCCGGCGGACCTGTCCGCGCTGCCGACCGAGGCCGATATCGTGCCGACCGTGCTGGCCCACGCCGGCGTCGCGCTCGACCCCGCGGCAACGCGCCTCGACGGCTCCGCGCTGACCACCGCCACCGCCGGCGTGCGCGCCATCGGCGCCAGCATCAGCCAGTACAACGACGCCATCACGCTGACCTGGCAGAACCCGAGCCCGGCTTACGGCGTCACGCGCGTGCTGCGTGACGGCGTGCAGATCGCCGCGCTGGGACCCGAGGTGCGGACCTTCACCGACAAGGGCTTCGACATGGCCACGGGCCTGTACCAGTTCAACTACACGCTGGTGCGCAACGACGTGCCGGTGTCGTACCTGGCGCAGATCCACTACGTCAAACCCGTGACGCTGATGCCGTCGCTGCTGACCGGCCTGGCGTCGTATTTCAGCCTCGACAGCAAGCCGTTCGCCGACGCGAAGAACGCGGCCACGCTGGGCCCGTGGGTGGCAAGCGTTGACGGCGGCACGCTCGCGGCCGACAACTTCGGCGGCCAGTCGCTGCAGCTGGACTCGCGCATCGACAGCTACCAACTGAAGCACAACGCTGCCGATATCGCGCAAAGCCCGCAGTTCACCATCGGCCTCTGGTTCCGCACCGACTGCACCCAGGGCACCGGCACCGGCGAACCGATCCTGTCGAACAAGAACTACATTTCGGGCGGCAATCCCGGCATCGCCATCGCCCTGTTCGGCAGCTGCGAGATCCGCTTCAACCTGGGCAGCGGCAGCGGCAAGCGCGACGACATCAATGGCATGAAGGTCTCGGCCAACCAGTGGGCCTACCTGGCGCTGTCGGTCGACGCGGCGGCGAAGCGCTTCAGCGCCTACGTCGTCGACCCGGTGCTCGGCCTGCAGAAGACCGAGAACAAGGCGATCGCCAATACCGACGTGACCAGGCTTGCCGGCCTCGGCACCGGCTGGGGCGTCAACGACGACGCCACCCACAACTACGTCGGCAACAACCCCGGCGCGCTCAAGGGCGTGATGGGCCTGAACGACCTGGCGATGTGGACGCGCGTGCTGACGCTCGACGAGCTGAAAGCCATCACCGGCGCACGCCAGCCGCTGTCGACGCTGAACCCCTGA
- a CDS encoding phosphocholine-specific phospholipase C, with the protein MNPQSRRNFLKLAGGSAAATAALAAFPPSIRRALAIPANNATGTIRDVEHVVILMQENRSFDNYFGTLRGVRGFGDRFPIPLAGGLNVWQQTYTNGSTTRTVLPYHLDSSAGNAQRVSGTPHSYPDAQNAWDLGRMNKWPTYKQTQSMGFYTEAELDFQVALANAFTLCDAYHCSFHGGTNPNRLFHWTGTNDPAGAFGGPVIDNSGDSFTGSNTPYTWKTYPERLETAGVSWKVYQNMPDNFTDNPLAGFKQYRDANASRGNQANGSPYPPYTSADDAVSPLLKGVANTMPDGGFLQALRDDIAAGKLPQVSWIVAPATYSEHPGPSSPVQGAWYTQEVLDALTANPAVWSKTVLLINFDENDGYFDHLPPPCAPAYDGDTLAGATTLDPEQLKPEYHVDKRPYGPGPRVPMYVVSPWSRGGWVNSQVFDHTSVLRFLEARFGVAEPNISGFRRAVAGDLTSAFNFVSPNTNPLPELPSRDKASADAIRTAQGVLPQVPLPPAGSQQMPQQDPGTRPSRALPYELHVSAREDARDRRAVWLLFSNTGTAAAVFHVYDRLHLDRVPRRYMVEPGKELHGSWDVFASDGGKYDLWVLGPNGFHRAFRGDVAAVIAAGASAPEIRVCYDIANAAVYVDMINTGSAPCTFTVEANAYRTDGPWTYEVPAGMQLQQHWPVARQGNWYDFTVTTAQGGFTRRFAGRIETGKDGVSDPAMGAAG; encoded by the coding sequence ATGAACCCCCAAAGCAGACGCAACTTCCTCAAGCTCGCCGGCGGCAGCGCCGCCGCCACCGCCGCGCTGGCAGCCTTCCCGCCGTCGATCCGCCGCGCGCTGGCGATTCCGGCCAACAACGCCACCGGCACCATCCGCGACGTCGAGCACGTGGTCATCCTGATGCAGGAGAACCGTTCATTCGACAACTACTTCGGCACCCTGCGCGGCGTGCGCGGCTTTGGCGACCGCTTCCCGATTCCGCTGGCGGGCGGCCTGAACGTCTGGCAGCAGACCTATACCAACGGCAGCACCACCCGCACCGTGCTGCCCTACCACCTCGACAGCAGCGCCGGCAATGCGCAGCGCGTCAGCGGCACCCCGCACTCGTATCCGGACGCGCAGAACGCCTGGGACCTGGGCCGCATGAACAAGTGGCCCACCTACAAGCAGACCCAGTCGATGGGCTTCTACACCGAGGCCGAGCTGGATTTCCAGGTGGCGCTGGCCAATGCCTTCACGCTGTGCGACGCCTACCACTGCAGCTTCCATGGCGGCACCAATCCCAACCGATTGTTCCACTGGACCGGCACCAACGATCCGGCCGGCGCCTTCGGCGGCCCGGTGATCGACAACAGCGGCGACTCGTTTACCGGGTCGAACACGCCCTATACCTGGAAGACCTACCCGGAGCGGCTGGAAACCGCCGGCGTGAGCTGGAAGGTCTACCAGAACATGCCGGACAACTTCACCGACAACCCGCTCGCGGGTTTCAAGCAATACCGCGACGCCAATGCCTCGCGCGGCAACCAGGCCAACGGCAGCCCCTATCCGCCGTACACCAGCGCCGACGACGCGGTCAGCCCGCTGCTCAAGGGCGTGGCCAACACCATGCCCGACGGCGGCTTCCTGCAGGCGCTGCGCGACGATATCGCCGCGGGCAAGCTGCCGCAGGTGTCGTGGATCGTGGCGCCGGCCACGTACTCGGAGCACCCCGGGCCGTCCAGCCCGGTGCAGGGCGCCTGGTACACGCAGGAGGTGCTCGATGCGCTGACTGCGAATCCCGCGGTCTGGAGCAAGACCGTGCTGCTGATCAACTTCGACGAGAACGACGGCTATTTCGACCACCTGCCGCCGCCGTGCGCGCCGGCCTATGACGGCGACACGCTCGCCGGTGCCACCACGCTCGACCCGGAACAGCTCAAGCCGGAATACCACGTCGACAAGCGTCCCTACGGCCCCGGCCCGCGCGTGCCGATGTACGTGGTGTCGCCCTGGAGCCGCGGCGGCTGGGTCAACTCGCAGGTGTTCGACCACACCTCGGTGCTGCGCTTCCTGGAAGCGCGCTTTGGCGTGGCGGAACCCAATATCAGCGGCTTCCGCCGCGCGGTGGCGGGCGACCTGACCTCGGCCTTCAACTTCGTCAGCCCCAACACCAACCCGCTGCCGGAACTGCCCAGCCGCGACAAGGCCAGCGCCGACGCCATCCGCACCGCGCAGGGCGTACTGCCGCAGGTGCCGCTGCCTCCGGCCGGCAGCCAGCAGATGCCGCAGCAGGACCCCGGCACGCGCCCGTCGCGCGCGCTGCCCTATGAACTGCACGTCAGCGCGCGCGAAGACGCCCGCGACCGGCGCGCGGTGTGGCTGCTGTTCAGCAACACCGGCACGGCGGCGGCGGTGTTCCACGTCTATGACCGGCTGCACCTGGACCGCGTGCCGCGCCGCTATATGGTCGAGCCGGGCAAGGAGCTGCATGGCAGCTGGGACGTTTTTGCCAGCGACGGCGGCAAGTACGACCTGTGGGTGCTGGGCCCGAACGGCTTCCACCGCGCCTTCCGCGGCGACGTGGCGGCGGTGATCGCGGCCGGCGCCAGCGCGCCGGAGATCCGCGTCTGCTATGACATCGCCAACGCCGCGGTGTACGTCGACATGATCAATACCGGCAGCGCCCCCTGCACCTTCACGGTCGAGGCCAACGCCTACCGCACCGACGGCCCGTGGACCTACGAAGTGCCCGCCGGCATGCAGCTGCAGCAGCACTGGCCGGTGGCGCGCCAGGGCAACTGGTACGACTTCACCGTCACCACCGCGCAAGGCGGCTTTACGCGCCGCTTCGCCGGCCGCATCGAAACCGGCAAGGACGGCGTGTCCGACCCGGCGATGGGCGCAGCCGGCTGA
- a CDS encoding LysR substrate-binding domain-containing protein: MLGDLLMTFFEVARQGSITMAARQLRVSQPTVTGRIRQLEETYGVELFHRRASRVDLSDVGVALMPVVEQLMQQEGNADYLLRNAGNLRFGNLRIGATGPYYILRAVAAFRQRYPAIDVSLDIGNSQQMLEALFEYRIDAAVSSHPVDDDRLACIRLASDPMVLVVHPDHALARLAQIDLPQLRGCHLLVREHGSMTRKTIETALAACGLELPPHTVIGSREAIYEAIRQGLGASVVPLGEVPRDPLLRVVPFASGAPVLHEYLYCLQSRRQTRLVGAFLDCVAGDAAALTAQAA, encoded by the coding sequence ATGCTAGGCGACCTGCTGATGACCTTTTTCGAAGTGGCGCGCCAGGGCAGCATCACCATGGCGGCGCGGCAGCTGCGCGTGAGCCAGCCCACGGTCACGGGACGCATCCGCCAGCTGGAGGAAACCTACGGCGTGGAGCTGTTCCATCGCCGCGCCAGCCGCGTCGACCTGAGCGATGTGGGCGTGGCCCTGATGCCGGTGGTCGAGCAACTGATGCAGCAGGAAGGCAATGCCGACTACCTGCTGCGCAACGCGGGCAACCTGCGCTTCGGCAACCTGCGCATCGGCGCCACCGGGCCGTATTACATCCTGCGCGCGGTGGCGGCGTTCCGGCAGCGCTATCCGGCGATCGACGTGAGCCTGGATATCGGCAACTCGCAGCAGATGCTCGAAGCGCTGTTCGAGTACCGCATCGACGCGGCGGTGTCCTCGCACCCGGTGGACGATGACCGCCTGGCCTGCATCCGGCTGGCGAGCGACCCGATGGTGCTGGTGGTCCATCCCGACCATGCGCTGGCACGGCTGGCGCAGATCGACCTGCCGCAGTTGCGCGGCTGTCACCTGCTGGTGCGCGAGCACGGCTCGATGACACGCAAGACGATCGAAACCGCGCTGGCTGCGTGCGGACTGGAGCTGCCGCCGCACACCGTGATCGGCAGCCGCGAGGCGATCTACGAGGCGATCCGCCAGGGCCTGGGCGCCAGCGTGGTGCCGCTGGGCGAGGTGCCGCGCGACCCGCTGCTGCGCGTGGTGCCGTTTGCTTCGGGCGCGCCGGTGCTGCACGAATACCTGTATTGCCTGCAGAGCCGGCGGCAGACGCGCTTGGTCGGCGCCTTCTTGGATTGCGTCGCGGGGGATGCAGCGGCGCTCACCGCCCAAGCTGCCTGA
- a CDS encoding M14 family zinc carboxypeptidase: protein MHPRADFPEYDQLLTLLDTGSHVLETQVVCETTVQGHRFGVHVATLGSRDPGAPAIGIFGGIHGLERIGTQLVLDYLRSVLSRLAWDELLHRELQSVRLVFMPIVNPGGMWAGTRANPNGVDLMRNGPQDADARVPFLAGGQRIGAWLPWYRGAAGAPMEAESSALLCVVRQELLPRPLSFAVDCHSGYGWRDSIWFPYARTRRPMPHLAEMYLLKTLFEQAHPHHGYTFEPQSHQYLLHGDLWDHAYDLAPRGNLFLPMTLELGSWLWIKKNPRQLFSREGIFNPIKAHRTARVLRRHVSLFDFLGRVAFASDRWLPRGAQRDELLQQASAHWHTEAP, encoded by the coding sequence ATGCACCCGCGCGCCGACTTCCCGGAATATGACCAGTTGCTGACCTTGCTGGATACCGGCAGCCACGTGCTCGAGACCCAGGTGGTATGCGAGACCACCGTGCAGGGCCACCGCTTTGGCGTCCATGTCGCCACGCTCGGCAGCCGCGACCCGGGCGCGCCTGCGATCGGCATCTTCGGCGGCATCCACGGGCTGGAGCGCATCGGCACGCAGCTGGTGCTGGATTACCTGCGCTCGGTGCTGTCGCGCCTGGCCTGGGACGAACTGCTGCACCGCGAGCTGCAATCGGTGCGGCTGGTGTTCATGCCGATCGTCAACCCCGGCGGCATGTGGGCCGGCACGCGCGCCAACCCCAACGGCGTCGACCTGATGCGCAACGGCCCGCAGGACGCCGACGCGCGCGTGCCCTTCCTGGCCGGCGGCCAGCGCATCGGCGCCTGGCTGCCGTGGTACCGCGGCGCGGCCGGCGCGCCGATGGAGGCCGAAAGCAGCGCCCTGCTGTGCGTGGTCAGGCAGGAACTGCTGCCGCGCCCGCTCAGCTTTGCGGTGGACTGCCATTCCGGCTACGGCTGGCGCGACAGCATCTGGTTTCCGTACGCGCGCACGCGCCGGCCGATGCCGCACCTGGCCGAGATGTACCTGCTCAAGACCCTGTTCGAGCAGGCCCACCCGCACCATGGCTATACCTTCGAGCCGCAGAGCCACCAGTACCTGCTGCACGGCGACCTGTGGGACCATGCCTATGACCTGGCCCCGCGCGGCAACCTGTTCCTGCCGATGACGCTGGAGCTGGGCTCGTGGCTGTGGATCAAGAAAAATCCGCGCCAGCTGTTCTCGCGCGAGGGCATCTTCAACCCGATCAAGGCGCACCGCACCGCGCGCGTGCTGCGCCGGCACGTCAGCCTGTTCGACTTTCTCGGCCGCGTCGCCTTTGCCTCGGACCGCTGGCTGCCGCGCGGCGCGCAGCGCGACGAGCTGCTGCAGCAGGCAAGCGCGCACTGGCACACGGAGGCGCCATGA
- a CDS encoding alpha/beta fold hydrolase produces MSRWVFLRGLTRESRHWGTLPARWEAAGLGRPLLPDLPGNGALSAQPAPWRVRDMVTAVRRQLTASGMPGPYRVLAMSLGAMAATEWASTYPEEVSGLVLVNTSMRPFCTPAQRLRPRNWGRLLRVAQRWGDRAYCERSIHAITCARTDTQAADLAQWQAIAADAPVSRQAALAQLLAAARYCAPAEPPRCPVLLLASAADRLVNPACSARIAQAWNVPLLTHHWAGHDLPHDDPQWVCDAVARAGSRFG; encoded by the coding sequence ATGAGCCGATGGGTATTCTTGCGGGGACTGACGCGCGAATCGCGCCACTGGGGAACGCTGCCGGCGCGCTGGGAAGCAGCCGGGCTGGGACGCCCGCTGTTGCCTGACCTGCCCGGCAACGGCGCGCTGTCGGCGCAGCCCGCGCCGTGGCGCGTGCGCGACATGGTAACGGCGGTGCGGCGCCAGCTGACTGCCTCCGGCATGCCCGGGCCGTACCGCGTGCTGGCCATGTCGCTGGGGGCGATGGCGGCGACCGAGTGGGCCAGTACATATCCGGAAGAAGTGAGCGGCCTGGTGCTGGTCAACACCAGCATGCGGCCTTTCTGCACGCCGGCGCAGCGCCTGCGTCCGCGCAACTGGGGCAGGCTGCTGCGCGTGGCGCAGCGCTGGGGGGATCGCGCGTATTGCGAGCGGTCCATCCACGCCATCACTTGCGCGCGCACCGACACGCAGGCCGCCGACCTTGCGCAGTGGCAGGCCATCGCGGCGGACGCACCGGTCAGCCGGCAGGCCGCGCTGGCGCAATTGCTGGCCGCCGCGCGCTACTGCGCGCCCGCGGAGCCGCCGCGCTGTCCGGTATTGCTGCTAGCCTCGGCGGCAGACCGCCTGGTCAACCCGGCCTGTTCGGCGCGCATTGCGCAGGCCTGGAACGTGCCCTTGCTGACGCACCACTGGGCCGGCCATGACCTGCCGCACGACGACCCGCAATGGGTATGCGATGCCGTCGCACGCGCCGGATCACGCTTCGGCTAG
- a CDS encoding TetR/AcrR family transcriptional regulator — protein MKTQSVREQLLEHTLILIRRRGFNGFSYRDLAELVGVKTSSIHYYFPTKEDLVQEAVKEYSARLAERINAIDTTLPVTEQAAIYLAPFRASCGSDQICLCGMLSTETLCLPESVHKMLQGFFLLNEQWLAGLLERAQPHRSTPFPVPPARLAQVVFGSLQSGLIAARLFGTSDRVEAAADTLMAAVSG, from the coding sequence ATGAAAACCCAATCCGTACGCGAGCAGTTGCTCGAGCACACCCTGATCCTGATCCGGCGGCGCGGCTTCAACGGCTTCAGCTACCGCGACCTGGCGGAGTTGGTGGGCGTGAAGACCTCCAGCATCCACTATTACTTTCCGACCAAGGAAGACCTGGTCCAGGAAGCGGTGAAGGAATACAGCGCCCGGCTGGCCGAGCGCATCAACGCCATCGATACGACCTTGCCGGTCACCGAGCAGGCCGCGATCTACCTGGCGCCATTCCGCGCCAGCTGTGGCTCGGACCAGATCTGCCTGTGCGGCATGCTGTCGACCGAGACGCTGTGCCTGCCCGAATCCGTGCACAAGATGCTGCAGGGCTTCTTCCTGCTGAACGAGCAGTGGCTGGCCGGGCTGCTGGAGCGAGCCCAGCCGCATCGCAGCACGCCGTTCCCGGTGCCGCCGGCGCGGCTGGCGCAGGTGGTATTCGGCTCGCTGCAGAGCGGGCTGATCGCGGCACGCCTGTTCGGCACCTCGGACCGCGTTGAAGCGGCCGCCGACACGCTGATGGCTGCCGTATCCGGTTGA